A region of Allocoleopsis franciscana PCC 7113 DNA encodes the following proteins:
- a CDS encoding DUF4145 domain-containing protein, translating to MVEELLKQAVEKIDPSKVSSNLSENIKFLQNRGMIPESLVEPLDKIRTARNSFIHPTPKTPNASHLRDLKAVKDEVETIFKK from the coding sequence ATAGTAGAAGAGTTACTCAAACAAGCTGTAGAAAAAATTGATCCTTCAAAAGTAAGCTCTAACCTCTCTGAAAACATTAAGTTCTTGCAAAACAGAGGAATGATTCCAGAAAGTCTGGTTGAACCGCTAGATAAAATTAGGACAGCTAGGAACAGTTTTATCCACCCAACTCCAAAGACGCCTAATGCGAGTCACCTGAGAGATCTAAAAGCAGTCAAAGACGAGGTTGAAACGATTTTTAAGAAGTAG
- a CDS encoding PEP-CTERM sorting domain-containing protein (PEP-CTERM proteins occur, often in large numbers, in the proteomes of bacteria that also encode an exosortase, a predicted intramembrane cysteine proteinase. The presence of a PEP-CTERM domain at a protein's C-terminus predicts cleavage within the sorting domain, followed by covalent anchoring to some some component of the (usually Gram-negative) cell surface. Many PEP-CTERM proteins exhibit an unusual sequence composition that includes large numbers of potential glycosylation sites. Expression of one such protein has been shown restore the ability of a bacterium to form floc, a type of biofilm.) — translation MMRVLPLFASVAMVAFSGSSAVGATLVGSELNLRVEIQRTPTSELLVNSFPASAIVSESAVEFPNAQSLGSVPGFSLVNVAINAGADYLAIDFDNAGIGTFANTFKNSYVFAFSAPVALQITDVLIDPSTTLDLTSDRVTFDGNELSVNVQGLRFNSNSFARLNLSTVAASEPSEPDVSVPDSGAVAVPEPTSVLSLGIVALAGIILKRRTNRKALQ, via the coding sequence ATGATGAGAGTACTTCCGCTTTTTGCCTCGGTAGCGATGGTTGCTTTCAGTGGTAGCTCCGCTGTGGGGGCTACCCTAGTTGGGTCAGAACTGAACCTTCGTGTTGAGATACAACGCACTCCAACCAGTGAACTCCTCGTTAATTCCTTTCCTGCATCTGCAATTGTGAGCGAATCGGCAGTGGAGTTTCCAAACGCGCAGAGCTTAGGTTCAGTTCCAGGATTCTCCCTTGTAAATGTTGCGATCAATGCTGGCGCAGATTACCTGGCAATAGATTTCGATAATGCAGGAATTGGTACATTTGCCAACACATTTAAGAACAGCTACGTATTCGCATTCTCTGCACCCGTTGCCTTGCAAATTACTGATGTGTTGATTGACCCAAGCACCACGTTGGATTTAACATCCGATCGCGTTACTTTTGACGGAAATGAACTGTCCGTAAACGTCCAGGGGCTTCGCTTTAATTCCAATTCATTTGCCCGTCTTAACCTGAGTACTGTTGCTGCTTCTGAACCATCTGAACCAGATGTTAGTGTGCCTGATTCAGGTGCAGTAGCCGTTCCCGAACCTACCTCTGTCCTCTCGCTGGGCATCGTGGCATTGGCTGGAATTATTCTCAAACGGCGTACCAATCGTAAAGCTCTTCAATAG